In a single window of the Zea mays cultivar B73 chromosome 5, Zm-B73-REFERENCE-NAM-5.0, whole genome shotgun sequence genome:
- the LOC100275272 gene encoding uncharacterized protein LOC100275272 translates to MELEAAAAPATTCSWRDGRKLVRCPRLQLDTKTATAIEQSTGASIADSAAAAEGAMRVKIVLSKQQLKQVAAAVAGGGSAAFAALPPALEQLVSLLRRQHAKKQAAAGRRRGRWSPALQSIPEECF, encoded by the coding sequence ATGGAGCTGGAGGCCGCTGCCGCGCCGGCGACGACGTGCAGCTGGAGGGACGGGCGGAAGCTGGTGAGGTGCCCGCGGCTGCAGCTGGACACCAAGACGGCCACGGCCATCGAGCAGTCCACGGGGGCGAGCATCGCCGACTCCGCGGCCGCCGCCGAGGGCGCGATGCGCGTCAAGATCGTGCTCAGCAAGCAGCAGCTCAAGCAGGTGGCGGCGGCCGTCGCCGGGGGCGGCAGCGCCGCCTTCGCCGCGCTGCCGCCGGCGCTGGAGCAGCTCGTGAGCTTGCTGAGGCGCCAGCACGCCAAGAAGCAGGCTGCGGCCGGGAGGCGCCGAGGCCGGTGGTCGCCGGCGCTGCAGAGCATCCCGGAGGAATGCTTTTAG
- the LOC100278665 gene encoding uncharacterized protein LOC100278665, which produces MASRCFFPRDAAAADHPQSKAAAAQALERLHHGGRLLSREDVGGAVRVKIVVSKRELKQMVAALGDGGLVAAASSERHRQRAAAAAGPGAEQRLQSLRRRSVRRAAEAAARRMQAGGEWEPGLQSIPEEVC; this is translated from the coding sequence ATGGCGTCCAGGTGCTTCTTCCCCAGGGACGCTGCGGCCGCCGACCACCCGCAGTCCAAGGCGGCGGCGGCCCAGGCCCTCGAGCGGCTGCACCACGGCGGGCGCCTCCTGTCCAGGGAGGACGTCGGGGGCGCGGTGCGCGTCAAGATCGTCGTCAGCAAGCGCGAGCTCAAGCAGATGGTCGCGGCGCTCGGCGACGGCGGTCTGGTGGCCGCGGCCAGCAGCGAGCGCCACCGGCAGCGCGCGGCGGCAGCGGCAGGGCCGGGCGCCGAGCAGAGGCTGCAGTCGCTGCGGCGGCGCAGCGTGCGGCGGGCGGCCGAGGCTGCCGCGCGGCGGATGCAGGCGGGCGGGGAGTGGGAGCCCGGCCTGCAGAGCATCCCCGAGGAGGtttgctga